GGATACCTCCAAGCACAACTACGGAAACTATGCCGCAGATTATTACACCCATAACAAATCTCAGCATTGGCGTAGTCTCTATTCCGGCAGGTGCTGTAAAAGTAGTTATAACAGCCTCAGTCAGCTGATTAGACTGCATAATGCACAAAGTACCAATCAAACCGAATACACAGAAAAATATAGCAAGCGGTTTCCACTTCTTCCCTATTCCCTGAGTTATCATATACATAGGGCCTCCCTGAACTTCCCCGTTAGAATCCTTCCCTTTATACATTATTGTCAAAGTCCCTTCAAAGAATTTTGTTGCCATACCTACAACCGCGCTCACCCACATCCAAAATATGGCGCCGGGTCCTCCCATGGTCAGCGCAATTGCAACTCCGGCAATATTTCCCATCCCCACGGTTGCAGCAATTGCACTCATAAGTGCCTCAAAAGAAGATATTTGGCCCGGAGCATTCTCTTTTTTTGATAGAGATTTTATAGCCTTGCCGTAATAGCGGAACGGGACAAAACCGGAATAAACAAGAAAGAAAAGCCCGCCGCCAATAAGCAGTAAAAACTCGGGATAATTGCAAACGGCATCGCTGATTTTAATAATCCAATCAGAAATACCTGCCAAAAAAAGAATTGCGTTCATTTTAAATCAATGTTCAAATGTAGAAGGACGGTCGTAAAAAAATTACCCTTGTCCAAACGGGGCAAAGGTAATAATTTTTAATAGCAGAATCCGTATTAATATCTGTCGCGACAGATATCAATAGAAAATATTTTATCCCAGATAGTTTTTAAGAAGCTTGCTCCTTGCACTATTGCGCAATCTTCTGATAGCCTTCTCTTTTATCTGCCTTACTCTCTCTCTTGTAAGATTGAAAGTTTCTCCAATTTCCTCCAGTGTTTTTTCCTGGCATCCTATTCCAAAGAAATACTTTACAATATTTCTCTCTCTCTCCGTAAGAGTGGAAAGCGCCCTTTCAATCTCTTTGTTAAGAGATTCATTTACAAGGCCTTTATCAGCTGATGGAGAATCATTATTAGGAAGAACATCCAGCAAGCTGTTATCCTCTCCATCAACAAACGGAGCATCAACAGAAACATGACGGCCGGAAACTCTAAGGGTATCTGCTATCTTCTCTTTTGGAATATTTAGTATGTCAGATAACTCCTCAGCAGATGGCATCCTTTGGTGGTCCTGCTCAAATTTATTTAGCGCCTTATTGATTTTATTAAGAGAACCAACCTGGTTAAGCGGAAGTCTTACAATTCTTGATTGCTCCGCAAGAGCCTGAAGGATTGATTGCCTAATCCACCACACTGCATAAGAGATAAATTTAAAACCTCTTGTTTCATCAAATTTTTCAGCCGCTTTAATAAGTCCAAGGTTGCCCTCGTTTATCAAGTCCGGCAAGCTAAGTCCTTGATTCTGATACTGTTTTGCAACAGATACCACAAATCTAAGATTTGCTCTTGTCAATTTTTCCAGCGCAGCCTGGTCACCTTTCTTAATGCGTTGCGCCAGTTCTACCTCATCCTCTATTGTGATGCGCTCCTCTCTTCCTATCTCCTGAAGGTACTTATCCAAAGAGGCACTTTCCCTGTTGGTGATAGACTTTGTAATCTTTAACTGTCTCATAAAATATAACTCCTGTGAATTGCCGTCTATTTAGACTTGCGACTTTTATACGAAGAACCCGCCATAATTGTTACAATAAAATGGACAATTTTTTATTGGGACTTCAATCCTATATACGTCAAATAATTATTATATTTGCCTGATTTTGATGCTTTATCGCTCAAATGGGATGCCAAGATTAATAATATCTCAACATGGAAGATAAAAAAGAGCCTCGCAACTCCGAAAGGTCGGATATAGACAGGTATAGAGACATGTCTGCATATTGGCAGACTGGCTGGTGGGAGTCAAATCTGAAAACCAAACAATATTTAATCTCAGATAATCTTAAGAATTTAATTGGGGCAAAGAGCAATGTGCTGCCATTTGAAGAGTTTATCAAGTGTTTCAGAGAGGATTACAGAGATGTTGTAATTAAAGAGTTCAAGGAATTCTCAACTATTAGAAGGGATTTCTATGATAGAAAATTCCCCGTGATAACTCCAACGGGAGAAGCATGGATAAGAACGCATTTGTGCTACGATATGAAGGAAGAGGATGGCGGAGGAAGTTTTGGAGTTGTGCAGGTAGTGCCGCCGGATGAATACATAGAAAAAGCCTCTTTACAAGAGAACAATTATAGATTCATTGAGCATCTGGATAAGATATCTAATTATCTCTCAGAGTTTTTAACAGATGAAAAAGAGGATGTCATTATTACAAAGATTCTTGAAAGTCTTCTGGATTTTCATGGCGCATGCAATGCGTGGATGTTTGAATTTGGCGATAACGGCAAGACACAAACTTGCATAAGCGAGGTAAAAATAGAGGGAGCTCCGGATTTAAAATCGCAATTTAACAATATTGATTTTTCTCAATTTTCCTGGTTATCCTCTATGATTCTTTCTAAAAAGCCTGTTATCCTTAACATGGCCTCCGATCTTCCGGAAAATGCTAAAAATGAGAAACATATATTTGACAAAATAGGAATTAAATCCATAATGTTCATCCCACTTGTAAATTCAAAAAGAGTTTGGGGGTATTTTGGAGTGGACTGCATTGCCCACTCTCATTATTGGAACAATGAGGATTATTTGTGGATGCGTTCCGTCGGGAGCATACTAAGCTTAAACATTGAACTTAACAGAGTTAGAGCTCACAACAAGAGAGGAGAACTTTATAAAGAGGAACTGGTAAGGCGCATGCCGGTCGGATACGGGAGGCTTACCCCTATCTTTAATGCGGATGGCAAAATAGTTGATTATCTGATAAAAGAGGGCAACAGGGCTGGATTTATATTGATGGGATGTGAGGGCTCGGGACCTGGTTCCCTTGGTTCCGCAAATCACGACAAAGAATTTGTTAAACAGAGGGCTGCCATAATGCAGCATGTCTATGATACGGGGGAGCTATATGAGTATGATAATATAGAACCGTCCGGAAAGTTTTGCCACTCAGTAATGTACAAAACAGAAAGCGGAGAACTTGTTGAGTTTCACGTTGATACGTCAGAGAAAGAGAAGGCTATGGAGGATGCTGTGCGTGCGAATAAGCTTTTCAAGGATATATTTTTAAACATACCTATCGGAGAGGCCATATATGACGCTGATGGCAACATGAAAGATATGAATAAATCATTCATGGCAACATTTGGTCTTACATCTATAAATGATGTAAGAAGAAGCGGATATTGCTTCCTAAACGACAGGAATTTGAGCGAAAGCAACAAGGCGGCAATTTTGGCTGCGGAAAATGTAGATTTTAATGTTGATTATGATTTCGACAAAGTTGATGACTACAAAACATTAAGACACGGCATTGTAAACATGCACTGCAGGCTGATTAAACTTTATGATGAAAAGGCCGTGCATGCCGGTTATCTGTTTATATGTCTGGAAGATTCTGACCATCTTGTAGCAGTTGACAAAGTTCATGACTTTGAAAATTTCTTCTCTTTGATTTCCGATTATGCAAAAATAGGTTACGCCAAAATGGATTTGTACACCCACCAGGGATATGCTGTAAAACAGTGGTTCAGGAACATGGGTGAAGATGAGAATACCCCTTTAAATCAAATAGTTGGAGTATATAATCACATGCATCCGGAGGACAGGGAGAAGATTTTGGATTTCTTTGAAAAAGCAAAAGCGGGAAAAGTAAACAGTTTCTCAGGAGAAATAAGAATTAAACGGCCTGGATACCAAGACAAGTGGAACTGGATATATAAGAATCTTCTAGTAAGTAAATATCTAGATAACGAACGCCTAGAGGTTACCGGCGTAAATTACGATATTACAGCGTTTAAGGAGAATCAGCAGGAACTTACCGCGGCAAAGGAGAAAGCGGAGGCAATGGATAAACTTAAGAGCTCATTCCTTGCCAACATGAGCCATGAAATCAGGACTCCTCTGAATGCCATTGTGGGGTTCTCTGATCTTATCACAACAAGCGACGATGCGGAGGAGAAAACTCAATACATGCAAATCATACATGAAAACAATGATTTGCTGCTGAACCTTATTAACGATATCCTGGATTTGTCCAAGATGGAGGCCGGCATGGTAGATTTACATTATGAGGATGTTGACGTTAACGGACTGTGCCTGAGCATAATAAAATCAGAAAAGCTAAAGATTAAAAACAACGTTGAGGCGATATTTGATGAACAGCTGCCGGAGTGCGTTATAAATACAGACAGAAGCCGGCTTATGCAGCTGATAACTAACATGTTTAATAATGCAATAAAATATACCAGAAGCGGCAATATTAAACTTGGCTATAAATGGATTGACAAAGAGCATATACGGTTCCATATCACTGATACCGGAGTTGGCATAAGCAAAGAGAATTTGAAGAAAATTTTTGACCGTTTTGTAAAACTTAATAGATTTGTACAGGGAACTGGATTGGGATTGGCCATTTGCAGCACTATTATTGAGAAGATGGGGGGAGAAATTGGCGTAGAATCAGAAGAAGGAAAGGGTTCTTCTTTCTGGTTTATCCTGCCTGCAGTAAACAAATCAGCAAATAATACTAATATCATAAAACAGGAGAGCAATATTATGGAGACAGAGAAAAATCAGAGCGGATGCGCTGCTAATGAGAGTCTTAATGCACTGGTACTCATAGCAGAAGACACAGACAGCAATTTCATTTTGGAAAATTCCATGCTAAAGAAACTCTACAGAATTGAGAGGGCATTAGACGGAATAGAGGCTGTAGAAAAATGCAAATCTCTTAATCCAGATTTGATTTTGATGGATATGCAGATGCCTCGCATGGACGGACTTGAGGCTACAAGAAAAATCAGGGAGTTTAACAAAGAAGTCCCTATTGTTGCCGTTACTGCGTTTGCATTTGAGCAGGACAAAATAAATGCAATAAACGCCGGATGCAACACGTATGTTAGCAAGCCTATCTCCATTCCTGATTTCAGACGCACAGTGGCAGAAGAGCTTGCCAAACGGGGAAAATAGGCCAATTATTACTATATTTGTTAACTAAAATTTAAAAGAAAATATCATGAGGTTTACAACTACAAGCACAGATTTTTTACAGGCATTATTGTCAGTGTCAAGAGTTATTCTTCCAAAGCCGCCTATTCCGATTCTAGAAGATTTCCTTTTGGAATTAGATGAAAACAATAATCTAACAATTACGGCTTCTGACCAGGAGACTACTCTTAAGACCATGTTGACAATAGAGGATGTTAAGGAGGGAGGTAGAATTGCGGTTCCTGCAGTCTTGTTAACTAACTCATTCAAAGAGCTTCCGACACAGCCGGTTGAATTCATTACTAATGAAGATAAGAACAATGTAACTATAACATGGGCAAACGGTACGGCCAATATTCCTTACGTTCAGCCTGACGATTATCCTGAACTTCCGGCGCTTGCAGATGCCAAGAAGATTGAAGTTTCCGCAAATGTTCTTGCAGATGGCATTAACAGCACTATCTATGCTACTGCAGAGGAGGAACTTAGACCAATAATGAACGGAATTTTCTTTGATATCACTTCCAAATCCACAACCCTAGTTGCATCTAACGCCCACAAGCTGGTTTGCTATAAGAGAAATGATGTTAAATGCAGCGAGAGCTGTTCATTTGTCCTGCCTAAAAAACCTGCAAATATTTTAAAGAACAACCTTGCCAGACTATCTGATGAGCAAGTAGTTATAACATTTGATAAAAAGAATGCGTTCTTCAAATTTGAACAGCAGCTTGTTGTTTGCCGTCTTGTAGAAGGCACCTACCCTGCATACAAAACAGTCATTCCAAAGAATAACACCAACATTATAACTGTCTCAAGAGCAGATATTTTGAATGCCACAAGACGTGTTGCCGTTTGTGCAAACCAGGCAACAGGACAAATAGTTTTTAATGTTGCAGAGAATAAGTTGAATATTACTGCGCAAGACTTGGATTTCTCAATGAGCGCAAACGAGACCATAGGTTGCGAATACAGCGGAGATACAATGGCCATAGGATTTAAATCTCAGTTCCTAATTGAGATTCTAAGCAATCTTCCTTATGACCAAATTTGCATTAAGCTTGCTGACCCTACAAAGGCTGCTCTAATTCAGCCGGCCGTTCAAACAGAGCCGGAGGAAGAGATATGCGCTTTGCTTATGCCTATGAGAATCAACAGCTAACATGGAATTAAATTTAAAAAATCCTCTCCTTTTTTTTGACATAGAGAGCACAGGCCTTGACGTTGCCAAGGATCGTATTGTTGAAATTTCTTGCGTCAAGGTTATGCCTGACGGAAGCAAAGACATTAAAACAAGAAGGATAAATCCTGAGATTCCTATATCTCCGGAAGCTCAAAAAATCCACGGCATTTCAAATGAAGATGTAAAGGATTGTCCTAAGTTTAAAGAGGTTGCAAAATCTCTGGCTCAGTGGATGAGCGGCTGCGATATTGCCGGATACAACTCCATGAAGTTTGATATCCCTTTGCTGGAGGAGGAGTTCCTGCGCGCCGGAGTGGATTTTGATTTTCACAAAAGACACTTGGTTGATGTGCAAAACATCTTCCATAAAATGGAGCAGAGAACGCTTTCCGCTGCGTACAAGTTTTATTGTCACAAAGATTTGGAGAAGGCGCATTCAGCGGAGGCGGATACTGTAGCAACTTATGAAGTACTTAAAGCTCAGCTAGATAAATACCCTGATACTTTAAAGAATGATGTAGAAATGCTTGCAGATTTTTCTACGCGTTCAAAATTTTTGGATTATGCAGGACGCATCATCGTGAATGAAAACGGCCAGGCCATATTCAATTTTGGAAAGCACAAGGGAAAACTTGTAGTTGATGTTTTATCACATGAGCCAAGCTATTTTGCATGGATGGAACAGGGAGATTTTACGCTGGACACTAAAAAAGTGCTGACAGACATCAAATTACATCCGGACAAATATCGCTAGCAATATCATTGTAATTTATCAATGAATATTTTCACTTTCCCGTTGGGATTAAAGCAGTTTTACGTAAGACCGGATACATCTGTGTCTGAGGGTGATAGCTTTTATGCTCCCGACGGAATTTTGAATTTTTCCGTAGTGCCGCTTGCCTATCTTAAGATAGAAAGAGCCGGAAAATCCATTGGACAAAAATTTGCAGGCCGCCACTACTCCTGCTTAGGATATGGAATACACATCTGCGGAGAAAATCCTGCCTCATTAAATTCTCACGGAGGCCGGATTGTCTGAACAATATAAATCCCTGATGTATAATTCTTTAGACAATAGCACTTTTTTATCAAAATGCACAGGCAGAGGACAATTTGATTTTAATAAATACGCAAATGGCCTCAGCTCAAATGATTTTGATGAAATGGTAGAGAGAGCATCACAATATCTGTCGCTGAGGACAGGAGATATTATTTCAGTAGAAATGCCTGAAATCAAGCATATTGACACAAGCACCCATAAGAGCGGAGAAAAAATCAGCTACGGAGAAATTGCAATTTCTTTTATTTGCTAGAATCGCCTTTTTTTCGCAAATCCGTTAAGACAATTTTGCATTGCCAACGCACCGGTGGAGAAAGCGGTCTGCAAGTTATATCCTCCGGTATCTCCATCTAAATCAAGCACTTCTCCGGCAAAATACAATCCTTTAACAAGTTTTGATTCCATTGTTTTGTGAGAAACTTCTTTCAATGAAATTCCGCCTGCAGTAACAACACATCTGTCATACCCCACAAAAGAGACAATCTCAAATTTCAGCTCTTTTAGCCTCTCCGGCAGAGTTTTAACTGATAAATCTTTTGACATGTCCATGAAGGGTTTTATCAGCTGCTTTGGAAGCATTCTGTTAAGGAGATACCTTAAAGTGTTTGGATTTGAACTATTTATACTGTTCTTTGCCTGATACCGTCCGTAAACCACAGATGAAAGAGAACCCATTTCTCTCTCAATTCTTGCATTAAGCTGCTGCAAAGAGAGAGCAGGCTTGAGGTCTAAAACAACCTGGACTTTCTGTCCGTTAATTATGTTCTCCACCGCTCTGCGGCTTATCCTAAAAATAATCGGCCCCTCTATACCTCCATCTGTAAAATTCACATCTCCAAACTCTTCCTGGGCAACAGCTCCGTTAACAATAAGCTTTGCGGAGACATTTTTAAGCTCAAGACCATTAAGAGATTTTCCTGTCTGAGAAAATATTCTGTCAGATGAGACGCTGTAATCTGCCTCCGTTTTTAAATCTTGAAAATAATTTTTTGGAACAAGAGCAGTAAGTGAAGGAAAGCATTTTTCAACTGAATGCCCAAAAGATTCTGCAAATTTGTAACCATCTCCGGTTGAGCCTGTTAGAGGATAAGAGAGACCGCCTGTCGTGATGATAATATTATCCGCATTTATTTTGCCGCACTTAGCTGAAATAACAAAAGCACCCTCATCTTTCTCTATTTTTTCCACAGGACATCTTGTAAATACTTTAACAAAATCTACTGATATATAGTTCATTAAAGCGTCAGTCACATCTGCCGCACGCATGCTTTTTGGATATACTCTTTGTCCGCGTTCAACCACAAGAGGAAGTCCGATGCCCTCAAAAAAACTCATTGTATCAGCAGTGCTCATGCTATAGAAAGCGCTCCTTAAAAAGTTTGACTGAGGATGTATATGAGGGGCGAATTCATCCCACATTCTTGTATTTGTAATGTTGCAACGCCCTTTGCCTGTGATATTTATCTTGCGTCCGCAACGTTCTTCCTTTTCCAGCAGAACAATTCTGCGGAGACTTCCGGAGGGTAAAAATTCAGGATGCTCTTTAATGTACTTCACCGCATAAGCGGCAGCAAAAAGTCCGGCAGCTCCTCCGCCGATAATTGCTATTTGATATTTTTCCATCTGGAACAAAGTTAAACATTATGAATAAAATCATGCAGGATGCCAAACAAGATTGCAACAAGACAATTATTTAAGCCGTATATAATACTTAAGGTCCCTCCCCTTTTGCGCAATTTCCGGATGCATAATCTGAATTAAATCTTTCAGAATCTCCTGAGGCTCAACAGCTCCATCCTCCCAAAAATCACTTCCTCCGCCTGGCGTGCTGCGCTTTGTGTTATTGTAAACTTGCTTTTTTGCAAAGGCGGGAATGTTTTTATACAGCGGGTTATCTGCCGCAAGAGCAGCAAAAGTAGAGACGGTATTTGGGTGAAGCCAAATATCGGCATGAGCCGCAAGGGCATAAATTTTCTCAAAGCCAAGCTGAGCGGAACTGCTCCCTTCAGGGTCTGTTCCAAGAATATCGCCCCCCGCATCTTTTATCAAATTAGAGGTATAATTCTTTCCTCCGGGGACATACCATATTCCTTTAAAAGGCATGTTAAGCAAAACTCTTGTCCTTTTTATATGTTTATCGCTCAATGCTTTAGCGCATTCATTCTTTATCTTTAAATACTCTCCGGCCCTGGCTTCAAAAACAGAATCCGCAAATTGCGCGCTGCCAGTAAGAAGTCCAAAAAGTTTTAAATACTCCATTTTTGCAAGCGGAGTCCTCTCCAAATAATCATTAATAGGAATTACCCTTAAACCAAGATGACGAAGTTTTTCTATGTACGTGTTATCATTTCCGCTTATGCCGTATACAAAAATTACATCTGGCTTAAGAGACATTATTTTCTCATAATTTGGAGCAGTTTCTGCTCCGATATCTGCAATTTTACCCTCAGATATCAATTTTTTAACATTCTCATTATAAACAAATTGAGTACCGCTCAATGCCTTGACGCAATCTGCCTTTCCAAGAAGATTAAGTAAGCCAGATAGGAAGTTGACATGCAAACGCAGCTCCTGATTGGAACCGGGATAGCATTCTTATTTTCCGCAAGAATTTTTTCAGAATCTCTTGGCACCATTACAAAAGTCTCAGAGACAGACTTTTTTCCCTCCCATTCATTAATTGAGACAATGGTATCTCCCTCTATTTTCAGGTATTCCGAGTACTTTATTGTACTCCCGACAGATGCTCCGTCATTTTGCATATCCGATGCAACGCCTTGTTTATCAGACCTTGAAGAATTTTTACAACCTGAAGCAAATAAAAGCAAGGCCACCAAAAAAAATAATCCGCCCGTAGTTCTATAAGGAGCGCGGGCGGAGAAAATATAACTCATTTTAGATTAAGTAAACTGTCGGGATTATTAATAATTTTTAGCCTCTTCTTCTCCTGTCAAAACAGAATAGGCATTTTGCGCAAGGGCTCCCATCTCATCCTCTCCGGGATAAACAAAAACAGGGGCAATGAACTTCACACGCTCCGCCACCTTATCCGTAACAGCCTTATTATAAGCTATTCCGCCGGTTACAAGTATGGCATCAACCTTTCCATTTACAACAGTTGCAAGAGAACCTATCTCTTTAGAAAGCTGATATGCAAAGGCATCAATAATAAAAGCAGATTTTTTATCTCCCGCCTTTGCAGCATTGGAAACATCTAGAAATGAATTGGTTCCAAGGTATGACATTATACCACCCTTGCCGTTTATCATTTTCATCACTTCCCCCTTTGTATATTTCCCGCTAAAACAAATTTCGGCCAGCTGACCTGCAGGAAGTCCGCCGCTTCTCTCTGGAGAAAAAGGTCCCTCTCCATCTAGAGCATTGTTAACGTCAACAACCTTTCCATGCTTATGCATGCCAACGGAAACTCCCCCGCCAAGATGAGCAACTATCAAATTCAAATCTTCATATTTTTTTCCGTTCTCCTTTGCAAACCTCTTAGCAATAGCCTTTTGGTTAAGCGCATGAAAAATGGAAACTCTTGTAATCTCAGCGTTGCCGGAAACTTTTGCAATAGCATCCATTTCATCTACGACAACAGGATCTGCTATAAAGGCGGATACCTCCCTGCCGGTATTTTTGGAAACATCTTTTGCAATCTCATCCGCAATCAACCCGCCAAGATTGCTTGCATGCTCTCCGCCAAGCCCATTCCTAAGGTCTTCCAGCATTGCGGCATTAACCTTGTAAACTCCTGATGTAAGCGGCTTTACGAGTCCGCCTCTTGCTATAACAACAGAGAGTTCATTCGTATCAATTTTATTCTCTTTTAATGCAGAGATAATGGTTTTCTTTCTAAAATCAAATTGTGAGACGACATTTGAAAACCCTGCAAGCTCTTCTGCAGAATGTCTTAGCGTATTCGTAAACACCTGCTCTATACCATCATACACAGATATCTTTGTAGAAGTAGAACCAGGATTAATAACAAGTATCAGCATATTTAAATCTTTTTTTCTGTTTATATAAATGTAAAATTAAAAAAGTCCGCAGAAGAAACAAACTCCCCTGCAGACTTTTCTATAAAATCAACAAGCAAATTACTTAGCCTGAAGGCAAGCAAGAGCTATTGAATTAAGTTTAGTGTCAATGCTGTCTCCGCGGCTGGAAAGAACGCAAGGAGCGGCTGCTCCAACAACAACGGCTGCAGTCTTAACGCCTTTCATAAGCTGAGTATTAGTTTTGTAGAATACATTTGCGGACTCAATATTAGGGAACACAAGAGC
The window above is part of the Bacteroidales bacterium genome. Proteins encoded here:
- a CDS encoding RNA polymerase sigma factor RpoD/SigA, which translates into the protein MRQLKITKSITNRESASLDKYLQEIGREERITIEDEVELAQRIKKGDQAALEKLTRANLRFVVSVAKQYQNQGLSLPDLINEGNLGLIKAAEKFDETRGFKFISYAVWWIRQSILQALAEQSRIVRLPLNQVGSLNKINKALNKFEQDHQRMPSAEELSDILNIPKEKIADTLRVSGRHVSVDAPFVDGEDNSLLDVLPNNDSPSADKGLVNESLNKEIERALSTLTERERNIVKYFFGIGCQEKTLEEIGETFNLTRERVRQIKEKAIRRLRNSARSKLLKNYLG
- a CDS encoding ATP-binding protein produces the protein MEDKKEPRNSERSDIDRYRDMSAYWQTGWWESNLKTKQYLISDNLKNLIGAKSNVLPFEEFIKCFREDYRDVVIKEFKEFSTIRRDFYDRKFPVITPTGEAWIRTHLCYDMKEEDGGGSFGVVQVVPPDEYIEKASLQENNYRFIEHLDKISNYLSEFLTDEKEDVIITKILESLLDFHGACNAWMFEFGDNGKTQTCISEVKIEGAPDLKSQFNNIDFSQFSWLSSMILSKKPVILNMASDLPENAKNEKHIFDKIGIKSIMFIPLVNSKRVWGYFGVDCIAHSHYWNNEDYLWMRSVGSILSLNIELNRVRAHNKRGELYKEELVRRMPVGYGRLTPIFNADGKIVDYLIKEGNRAGFILMGCEGSGPGSLGSANHDKEFVKQRAAIMQHVYDTGELYEYDNIEPSGKFCHSVMYKTESGELVEFHVDTSEKEKAMEDAVRANKLFKDIFLNIPIGEAIYDADGNMKDMNKSFMATFGLTSINDVRRSGYCFLNDRNLSESNKAAILAAENVDFNVDYDFDKVDDYKTLRHGIVNMHCRLIKLYDEKAVHAGYLFICLEDSDHLVAVDKVHDFENFFSLISDYAKIGYAKMDLYTHQGYAVKQWFRNMGEDENTPLNQIVGVYNHMHPEDREKILDFFEKAKAGKVNSFSGEIRIKRPGYQDKWNWIYKNLLVSKYLDNERLEVTGVNYDITAFKENQQELTAAKEKAEAMDKLKSSFLANMSHEIRTPLNAIVGFSDLITTSDDAEEKTQYMQIIHENNDLLLNLINDILDLSKMEAGMVDLHYEDVDVNGLCLSIIKSEKLKIKNNVEAIFDEQLPECVINTDRSRLMQLITNMFNNAIKYTRSGNIKLGYKWIDKEHIRFHITDTGVGISKENLKKIFDRFVKLNRFVQGTGLGLAICSTIIEKMGGEIGVESEEGKGSSFWFILPAVNKSANNTNIIKQESNIMETEKNQSGCAANESLNALVLIAEDTDSNFILENSMLKKLYRIERALDGIEAVEKCKSLNPDLILMDMQMPRMDGLEATRKIREFNKEVPIVAVTAFAFEQDKINAINAGCNTYVSKPISIPDFRRTVAEELAKRGK
- the dnaN gene encoding DNA polymerase III subunit beta, with translation MRFTTTSTDFLQALLSVSRVILPKPPIPILEDFLLELDENNNLTITASDQETTLKTMLTIEDVKEGGRIAVPAVLLTNSFKELPTQPVEFITNEDKNNVTITWANGTANIPYVQPDDYPELPALADAKKIEVSANVLADGINSTIYATAEEELRPIMNGIFFDITSKSTTLVASNAHKLVCYKRNDVKCSESCSFVLPKKPANILKNNLARLSDEQVVITFDKKNAFFKFEQQLVVCRLVEGTYPAYKTVIPKNNTNIITVSRADILNATRRVAVCANQATGQIVFNVAENKLNITAQDLDFSMSANETIGCEYSGDTMAIGFKSQFLIEILSNLPYDQICIKLADPTKAALIQPAVQTEPEEEICALLMPMRINS
- a CDS encoding 3'-5' exonuclease, with product MELNLKNPLLFFDIESTGLDVAKDRIVEISCVKVMPDGSKDIKTRRINPEIPISPEAQKIHGISNEDVKDCPKFKEVAKSLAQWMSGCDIAGYNSMKFDIPLLEEEFLRAGVDFDFHKRHLVDVQNIFHKMEQRTLSAAYKFYCHKDLEKAHSAEADTVATYEVLKAQLDKYPDTLKNDVEMLADFSTRSKFLDYAGRIIVNENGQAIFNFGKHKGKLVVDVLSHEPSYFAWMEQGDFTLDTKKVLTDIKLHPDKYR
- a CDS encoding aminoacetone oxidase family FAD-binding enzyme; its protein translation is MEKYQIAIIGGGAAGLFAAAYAVKYIKEHPEFLPSGSLRRIVLLEKEERCGRKINITGKGRCNITNTRMWDEFAPHIHPQSNFLRSAFYSMSTADTMSFFEGIGLPLVVERGQRVYPKSMRAADVTDALMNYISVDFVKVFTRCPVEKIEKDEGAFVISAKCGKINADNIIITTGGLSYPLTGSTGDGYKFAESFGHSVEKCFPSLTALVPKNYFQDLKTEADYSVSSDRIFSQTGKSLNGLELKNVSAKLIVNGAVAQEEFGDVNFTDGGIEGPIIFRISRRAVENIINGQKVQVVLDLKPALSLQQLNARIEREMGSLSSVVYGRYQAKNSINSSNPNTLRYLLNRMLPKQLIKPFMDMSKDLSVKTLPERLKELKFEIVSFVGYDRCVVTAGGISLKEVSHKTMESKLVKGLYFAGEVLDLDGDTGGYNLQTAFSTGALAMQNCLNGFAKKRRF
- a CDS encoding ABC transporter substrate-binding protein — its product is MSGTQFVYNENVKKLISEGKIADIGAETAPNYEKIMSLKPDVIFVYGISGNDNTYIEKLRHLGLRVIPINDYLERTPLAKMEYLKLFGLLTGSAQFADSVFEARAGEYLKIKNECAKALSDKHIKRTRVLLNMPFKGIWYVPGGKNYTSNLIKDAGGDILGTDPEGSSSAQLGFEKIYALAAHADIWLHPNTVSTFAALAADNPLYKNIPAFAKKQVYNNTKRSTPGGGSDFWEDGAVEPQEILKDLIQIMHPEIAQKGRDLKYYIRLK
- the buk gene encoding butyrate kinase, giving the protein MLILVINPGSTSTKISVYDGIEQVFTNTLRHSAEELAGFSNVVSQFDFRKKTIISALKENKIDTNELSVVIARGGLVKPLTSGVYKVNAAMLEDLRNGLGGEHASNLGGLIADEIAKDVSKNTGREVSAFIADPVVVDEMDAIAKVSGNAEITRVSIFHALNQKAIAKRFAKENGKKYEDLNLIVAHLGGGVSVGMHKHGKVVDVNNALDGEGPFSPERSGGLPAGQLAEICFSGKYTKGEVMKMINGKGGIMSYLGTNSFLDVSNAAKAGDKKSAFIIDAFAYQLSKEIGSLATVVNGKVDAILVTGGIAYNKAVTDKVAERVKFIAPVFVYPGEDEMGALAQNAYSVLTGEEEAKNY